One Gloeothece verrucosa PCC 7822 DNA window includes the following coding sequences:
- the pflB gene encoding formate C-acetyltransferase, translating into MSIKLEATDKPTHELEESTNKEWQAFTTGKWTQEINVRDFIQKNYSPYIGDESFLTDPTERTKTLWTQVKLLTQQEREKGILDADTKVPSTITAHAPGYINKTLEQIVGLQTDKPFKRAIMPNGGIRVVQKSLEAYGYQLDPETEKIFTQYRKTHNDGVFDAYTSQMRKARHSGIITGLPDAYGRGRIIGDYRRVALYGTLRLIEDKREQLNSLELDVIDEEVIRLREETCEQIRALKELQTMAASYGYDISQPAATAKEAIQWTYFAYLGAVKEQNGAAMSLGRTSTFLDIYIQRDLKRGQITESEAQELIDHFVMKLRMVRFLRTPDYNQLFAADPVWVTEVIAGLGEDGRPLVTKTSFRFLHTLNNLGPAPEPNLTVLWSERLPIAFKRYCSKVSIQTSSIQYENDDLMRPEYGDDYAIACCVSAMRVGKQMQFFGARVNIAKALLYAINGGKDEKTGEQIAPAFAPITSDILDYQEVTAKFDRLIDWLAKLYVNTLNVIHYMHDKYCYERLEMALHDRDIYRTMACGIAGLSVVTDALSAIKYAQVQVIRNEQGLAIDYQIQGDYPKYGNNDDRVDEIAANLVKTFMNKIRGNKTYRKAVPTQSILTITSNVVYGKKTGSTPDGRKAGEPFAPGANPMHGRDTQGAIASIASVAKLPYEHAQDGISYTFSIIPRALGKTEQAQIHNLVGILDGYFHDSGHHINVNVLERETLLDAMDHPEKYPQLTIRVSGYAVNFIKLNREQQLDIINRTFHERI; encoded by the coding sequence ATGAGTATAAAATTAGAAGCAACCGACAAACCTACTCATGAATTAGAAGAATCTACAAATAAAGAATGGCAAGCTTTTACAACGGGAAAATGGACGCAAGAGATTAATGTACGAGACTTTATACAGAAAAATTATAGCCCCTATATTGGAGACGAAAGTTTTTTAACAGACCCAACAGAACGCACCAAAACTCTGTGGACACAAGTCAAATTATTAACGCAACAAGAGCGAGAAAAAGGCATCTTAGACGCAGACACAAAAGTTCCCTCAACGATTACGGCTCATGCCCCGGGTTACATCAATAAAACCCTAGAACAAATAGTCGGCTTACAAACAGATAAACCCTTCAAACGAGCAATAATGCCTAACGGTGGCATACGGGTAGTGCAAAAATCCCTCGAAGCTTATGGTTATCAACTAGACCCGGAAACCGAAAAAATCTTTACCCAATACCGCAAAACACACAATGATGGTGTTTTTGATGCTTATACTAGCCAAATGCGAAAAGCGCGGCATAGCGGCATTATCACAGGATTACCCGATGCCTATGGCCGGGGTCGTATAATAGGAGATTATCGCCGGGTTGCCTTATATGGAACCCTTCGCCTGATTGAAGATAAACGAGAACAACTCAACAGTTTAGAACTCGATGTCATAGACGAAGAAGTCATCCGTCTACGCGAAGAAACTTGTGAGCAAATACGAGCCTTAAAAGAACTCCAAACCATGGCCGCCAGTTACGGGTACGACATCAGCCAACCCGCAGCCACAGCCAAAGAAGCGATACAGTGGACATATTTTGCTTATTTAGGCGCAGTTAAGGAACAAAATGGCGCAGCTATGTCCTTGGGGCGTACTTCTACCTTCCTCGATATCTATATTCAACGGGACCTCAAACGAGGACAGATCACCGAAAGCGAAGCGCAAGAATTAATTGATCACTTCGTCATGAAATTGCGGATGGTGCGTTTCTTACGCACTCCAGACTATAACCAACTCTTTGCGGCTGATCCGGTTTGGGTAACAGAAGTGATCGCAGGGTTAGGAGAAGATGGTCGTCCTTTAGTCACAAAAACCAGTTTTCGCTTCCTTCATACCCTAAATAACTTAGGACCAGCACCCGAACCCAATTTAACCGTATTGTGGTCAGAACGCTTACCGATCGCCTTTAAACGCTACTGTAGTAAAGTCTCGATCCAGACTAGCTCCATACAATACGAAAACGACGACTTAATGCGCCCAGAATACGGAGACGACTATGCCATCGCTTGTTGTGTTTCAGCAATGCGCGTGGGCAAACAGATGCAATTTTTTGGCGCAAGAGTGAACATAGCCAAAGCCTTACTCTATGCCATCAACGGCGGTAAAGATGAAAAAACCGGCGAACAAATTGCCCCGGCTTTTGCTCCCATTACCTCAGATATTTTAGACTATCAAGAAGTCACCGCGAAATTTGATCGATTAATAGACTGGTTAGCTAAACTTTACGTCAACACCCTCAACGTCATCCATTATATGCACGATAAATACTGTTATGAACGCCTAGAAATGGCATTACATGACCGAGATATTTATCGAACCATGGCCTGTGGGATAGCAGGGTTATCCGTCGTCACAGACGCTTTATCGGCGATTAAATATGCCCAAGTGCAAGTCATTCGCAACGAACAAGGATTAGCCATAGATTACCAAATCCAAGGAGACTATCCCAAATATGGCAACAACGATGATCGCGTCGATGAAATTGCGGCTAACTTAGTCAAAACCTTCATGAACAAAATACGCGGCAATAAAACCTACCGTAAAGCCGTTCCCACCCAATCAATACTAACCATCACCTCAAACGTCGTTTACGGCAAAAAAACCGGTAGCACCCCCGACGGACGCAAAGCCGGTGAACCCTTTGCCCCCGGTGCCAACCCCATGCACGGACGAGACACCCAAGGCGCGATCGCCTCAATTGCATCTGTAGCTAAACTCCCTTACGAACACGCCCAAGACGGCATATCCTACACCTTTTCTATCATTCCCAGAGCATTAGGCAAAACCGAACAAGCCCAAATTCACAACCTCGTCGGGATTTTAGACGGATACTTCCACGATAGCGGTCATCATATCAATGTTAACGTACTTGAGCGAGAAACCCTACTCGATGCGATGGACCATCCTGAAAAATATCCTCAACTCACCATCCGCGTCTCGGGTTACGCCGTCAACTTCATCAAACTAAATCGAGAACAACAACTCGATATCATCAATCGTACCTTCCACGAACGAATCTAA
- the pflA gene encoding pyruvate formate-lyase-activating protein has protein sequence MIATLTKTQQPLSKTTGYIHSVESCGTVDGPGIRYIIFTQGCPLKCLYCHNPDCRHLSDGKKIQVEELITEIQKYRSYFQFSGGGVTVTGGEPLMQPEFVEELCRRCQEIGIHTVLDTSGYVNLNIAKPVLDYVDLVLLDIKSFDPAIYRHLTSVSLEPTLKLARYLSDIKKPVWIRFVLVPHLTDLEHNVEGLAQFVSTLDNVEKVEVLPFHKMGEYKWEQLGYDYQLKDTPAATFEQVQAVIQVFRKYGLPAE, from the coding sequence ATGATCGCCACACTAACCAAAACCCAACAACCCCTATCCAAAACCACAGGATATATACACTCCGTCGAAAGTTGTGGAACAGTAGACGGCCCAGGCATTCGTTATATCATTTTTACTCAAGGCTGTCCTTTAAAATGTTTATACTGCCATAATCCTGATTGTCGCCATCTTAGCGACGGCAAAAAAATCCAAGTAGAAGAACTCATTACAGAAATACAAAAATATCGCTCATACTTTCAATTTTCCGGAGGCGGCGTTACCGTTACCGGCGGCGAACCCTTAATGCAACCCGAATTTGTCGAAGAACTTTGCCGGCGTTGTCAAGAAATCGGAATTCATACCGTTTTAGATACATCAGGTTATGTTAACTTAAATATTGCTAAACCCGTTCTCGACTATGTAGACTTAGTCTTATTAGATATTAAATCGTTTGATCCGGCTATTTATCGCCATCTGACCAGCGTTTCATTAGAACCTACCCTGAAATTAGCCCGCTATCTAAGCGACATTAAAAAACCGGTTTGGATTCGTTTTGTATTAGTTCCCCATCTCACTGATCTTGAACATAATGTAGAAGGGTTAGCGCAATTTGTTTCAACATTAGATAATGTAGAAAAAGTAGAAGTCTTACCCTTTCATAAAATGGGGGAATATAAGTGGGAACAATTAGGCTATGATTATCAATTAAAAGATACACCTGCGGCAACTTTTGAGCAAGTACAAGCCGTGATTCAGGTGTTTAGAAAGTATGGTTTACCAGCAGAATAA
- the recO gene encoding DNA repair protein RecO, translated as MTKTYQATGIILKGMPLGESDRLVTILTSEYGLIRAVAPGARKHKSRLRGRAELFVVNQLLIVKGRSLEKIIQAETLESYPGLSRDLGKLTVSQYIAELVLSLALSEQPQIELYELLNEHLRRIEQLSTPQSLYAHLAQAVYHLLAIAGVAPVFHSCCLTHQPIQTNFIDAHWRVGFSFDSGGTINLSLDRGNNNQAQNEPSQAIPLAKLNWKLTAVELTLLQQLSKKFLPKADEIFPRDVVIPSLDVAWIKIERLLREYAQYYLGYSFRSATLVDTLAPVEF; from the coding sequence ATGACTAAAACCTATCAAGCAACTGGAATTATCCTCAAAGGAATGCCACTAGGAGAGAGTGATCGTCTAGTGACCATTTTGACATCGGAATATGGATTAATTCGGGCAGTGGCCCCAGGAGCGAGAAAACATAAATCAAGACTGCGAGGACGTGCGGAATTATTTGTCGTCAATCAATTATTAATCGTCAAAGGGCGTTCCCTGGAAAAGATCATCCAAGCGGAAACCCTCGAATCTTATCCGGGTTTAAGTCGAGATTTAGGCAAACTGACCGTCAGCCAATATATAGCCGAATTAGTGCTGTCTTTAGCCTTGAGTGAACAACCCCAAATAGAACTCTATGAACTGCTCAACGAACATCTACGGCGTATAGAACAATTATCAACGCCACAGAGTCTATACGCTCATCTAGCGCAAGCCGTCTATCACCTCTTGGCCATCGCAGGAGTCGCCCCTGTGTTTCATTCCTGCTGTTTAACTCATCAACCCATTCAAACCAATTTTATTGACGCTCATTGGCGGGTGGGCTTTAGTTTTGATTCTGGCGGCACGATTAATCTATCCTTGGATAGAGGCAATAATAATCAAGCTCAAAATGAGCCAAGCCAAGCAATTCCTCTGGCCAAGTTGAATTGGAAACTAACGGCAGTAGAATTAACCTTATTACAACAACTCTCAAAAAAATTCCTACCGAAAGCTGACGAGATCTTTCCTCGGGACGTGGTGATCCCCTCCCTAGATGTGGCTTGGATCAAAATAGAACGACTCTTAAGAGAATATGCTCAGTATTATTTGGGTTATTCCTTTCGTTCTGCTACCCTAGTTGATACTTTAGCTCCTGTAGAGTTTTAA
- a CDS encoding glycosyltransferase family 4 protein, whose translation MHIAWLGKKSPFCGNVTYGREVTNALLDRGYQVSFLHFAQEESASENWPDCPEVVLPFLYKSQVYTIPTPKSSKVLMAALKQLQPDLVHASLTLSPLDFRLPEICEELNIPLVATFHPPFDNKLRNLSSSTQFLTYQLYAPFLAHYDRVIVFSRLQQNLLIKLGVPPQKLAVIPNGVDPQKYSPGFSSLKTRFNAKRLFVFLGRIATEKNVEALLKAWKHSDLGADSKLLIVGDGPLTSALEPFYGPEYNIHWLGFVAEENQRIEILQAADVFILPSLVEGLSLSLLEAMSCGVACIATDAGADGEVLEDGAGVILNTQGVTIQLKTLLPLFRDHPEITQLLGEKARQRVLDRYTLSQNINHLEKLYAEVLQNQAVFFS comes from the coding sequence ATGCACATTGCTTGGTTGGGAAAAAAATCACCCTTTTGTGGTAACGTTACCTATGGTCGAGAGGTCACGAATGCTTTATTAGACCGAGGTTATCAGGTTAGTTTTCTTCATTTTGCTCAAGAAGAATCGGCATCAGAGAATTGGCCAGATTGCCCTGAAGTGGTATTACCCTTCCTCTATAAATCTCAGGTCTACACCATTCCGACTCCGAAGTCGAGTAAGGTTTTGATGGCGGCGTTAAAACAACTGCAACCCGATTTAGTTCACGCCTCCCTTACCCTTTCTCCTCTTGATTTTCGCCTACCGGAAATTTGTGAGGAATTAAATATTCCTCTCGTGGCTACTTTTCATCCCCCTTTTGATAACAAACTCCGTAACCTCTCCTCGAGTACCCAATTTCTCACCTATCAGCTATATGCTCCTTTTCTAGCCCATTATGACCGAGTCATTGTTTTTTCCAGATTGCAACAGAATCTGTTAATTAAGTTAGGCGTTCCTCCTCAAAAACTCGCGGTGATTCCCAATGGCGTTGATCCTCAAAAATATTCCCCCGGCTTCAGTTCTCTAAAAACTCGCTTCAATGCTAAACGCTTGTTTGTCTTTTTAGGAAGAATTGCCACCGAAAAAAATGTAGAAGCTTTGCTAAAAGCCTGGAAACATTCAGACCTCGGGGCAGATAGTAAATTACTCATCGTCGGCGATGGGCCTTTAACTTCTGCGTTAGAACCGTTTTATGGGCCTGAATATAATATTCATTGGTTAGGTTTTGTGGCCGAAGAAAACCAAAGAATTGAAATTCTTCAAGCGGCTGATGTGTTTATTTTACCCTCTTTAGTCGAAGGGTTATCCTTGTCTCTGCTCGAAGCTATGTCTTGTGGGGTAGCTTGTATTGCTACCGATGCCGGGGCAGATGGAGAAGTGCTTGAGGATGGAGCAGGAGTAATTCTTAATACTCAAGGGGTGACAATTCAATTAAAAACCCTTTTGCCTTTGTTTCGAGACCATCCTGAAATTACTCAACTTCTAGGTGAAAAAGCCCGACAACGGGTATTAGACCGTTATACTCTTAGTCAAAATATTAATCATTTAGAAAAGCTTTATGCTGAAGTGTTGCAAAATCAGGCCGTATTTTTTAGTTAA
- the deoC gene encoding deoxyribose-phosphate aldolase, protein MRVAESDIELAGYIDHALLNPTATPEQLEQCCAQAEQFHFPTVCIYPAAVKQAVQFLHSKTVKVCAVIGFPTGATTSAVKLYEAQEAAENGATELDVMINLGWLKAGKSEEIYREIAGICEATGVTIKTILETNVLTDTEKRLAAEICMDAGAAYLKTCTGWFGGATVADVRFLKNIAKGQVGIKASGGIRTPEQALTLIEAGATRLGTSRGPELISQLEGKTEEQDR, encoded by the coding sequence ATGAGAGTAGCAGAGTCAGACATAGAGCTTGCAGGTTACATTGACCATGCTCTATTAAACCCGACTGCCACGCCCGAACAGCTAGAACAATGCTGTGCCCAGGCAGAGCAATTTCATTTTCCCACCGTCTGTATTTACCCTGCGGCAGTCAAGCAGGCGGTGCAATTCCTGCATAGCAAAACAGTTAAAGTCTGTGCCGTGATTGGATTTCCGACCGGCGCAACCACTTCTGCCGTCAAACTCTATGAAGCCCAAGAAGCCGCCGAAAACGGAGCCACCGAACTAGATGTTATGATTAACTTAGGATGGTTAAAAGCCGGAAAATCCGAAGAGATCTATCGAGAAATTGCCGGCATCTGTGAAGCAACCGGAGTAACTATCAAAACGATCTTAGAAACAAATGTTCTCACCGACACCGAAAAACGGTTAGCCGCCGAAATCTGTATGGATGCGGGGGCAGCCTACTTAAAAACCTGTACCGGTTGGTTTGGTGGAGCAACAGTGGCAGATGTTCGTTTTCTCAAAAACATTGCTAAAGGACAAGTGGGCATAAAAGCTTCTGGCGGTATCCGTACCCCCGAACAAGCATTGACCCTCATTGAAGCTGGGGCCACCAGACTGGGCACATCACGAGGACCGGAACTAATTAGTCAATTAGAAGGCAAAACAGAAGAACAAGACAGATGA
- a CDS encoding potassium channel family protein: MSLRSLNFLDGLRRDHRQFAVIGLGRFGRAVCETLHKLGYDVMGTDIDEKLVAQVITDRIASTAIQLDSTKPIALREAGLFEFDTVIVAIGNYIEESIITTLNLKEAGVHCVVAKASTEIHGKLLKRVGADIVIFPEYEAGCDLAYTLTKPAILERLDLDQENSIVEVRVPEEFDNKSLAELQIRARFGLNVIAIGDGERYKINPNPQDRIHKGCAMVIMGSNKDIQRLPI, from the coding sequence ATCAGTTTACGTTCCCTAAATTTTTTAGATGGTTTGCGGCGAGATCATCGTCAATTTGCCGTGATCGGGTTAGGACGTTTTGGGCGGGCAGTGTGTGAAACACTACATAAGTTGGGCTATGATGTGATGGGCACAGATATTGATGAAAAATTAGTCGCCCAAGTGATTACAGATAGAATTGCCTCCACCGCTATTCAACTAGATTCCACGAAACCTATCGCTCTAAGAGAAGCGGGTCTTTTTGAATTTGATACTGTGATTGTGGCCATTGGCAATTACATCGAAGAAAGTATTATTACAACCCTCAATCTTAAAGAAGCAGGCGTTCATTGTGTTGTGGCTAAAGCTTCCACAGAAATACATGGTAAGTTATTAAAACGTGTTGGGGCTGATATTGTTATTTTCCCGGAATACGAAGCGGGCTGTGATCTAGCTTATACTTTGACTAAACCTGCTATTTTAGAACGACTAGATTTAGATCAAGAAAATAGTATTGTAGAAGTGCGAGTTCCAGAAGAATTTGATAATAAAAGTCTAGCGGAATTGCAAATACGGGCCCGCTTTGGGTTAAATGTCATCGCCATCGGGGATGGAGAAAGGTATAAAATTAATCCCAATCCTCAAGATCGAATCCATAAAGGCTGTGCTATGGTCATTATGGGATCTAATAAAGATATTCAACGATTGCCCATTTAG
- a CDS encoding class I SAM-dependent methyltransferase has translation MGFYSNVILPWLIDINMSDPKISEYRKQVLSEVSGEVLEIGFGTGLNLAYYPSSVEKITTVDVNPGMNKLAQKRLKKTQIMVDNRVLNGENLPMKDESFDAVVSTWTLCSIAKVDQAIQEIHRVLKPGGKFFFIEHGLSNESSVQVWQNRLNPLQKIIGDGCHLNRNIRAIISQTFKTVSLEEFYVPDLPKIIGYMYKGVATK, from the coding sequence ATGGGCTTCTATTCAAACGTTATCTTGCCTTGGTTAATTGATATCAATATGTCTGACCCAAAAATCTCTGAATACCGTAAACAAGTCTTATCAGAGGTATCAGGAGAAGTTCTAGAAATTGGTTTTGGAACAGGATTAAACCTTGCTTATTATCCTTCCTCAGTGGAAAAAATTACTACAGTTGATGTTAATCCAGGGATGAATAAATTAGCGCAAAAAAGACTAAAAAAAACTCAAATAATGGTAGATAATCGCGTTCTAAATGGGGAAAATTTACCGATGAAAGATGAAAGTTTTGATGCGGTTGTGAGTACCTGGACATTATGCAGTATTGCCAAAGTTGATCAGGCAATACAAGAAATTCATCGTGTCTTAAAACCCGGAGGAAAATTCTTTTTTATTGAACATGGATTAAGTAATGAATCTTCGGTACAAGTTTGGCAAAATCGCTTAAATCCTCTTCAAAAAATTATCGGCGATGGCTGTCATTTAAATCGAAATATTAGAGCGATCATAAGCCAAACATTTAAAACCGTTTCTCTCGAAGAATTTTATGTTCCAGATCTCCCGAAAATTATTGGCTATATGTATAAAGGGGTAGCGACTAAATAA
- a CDS encoding MFS transporter yields the protein MQLSQSQKNPSHCHKSVGDNHQPALLSKAKSLSKSSENTSSGEGLGAVLTNPRFVILWSGQVFSQLADKVYLVLMIALITAHFQAQDQPISGWVSAIMIAFTIPAVLFGSLAGVYVDRWPKKGVLVISNLLRGLLVLVIPPLLWLSANETLAIPVQWLPKVVRQWQGEAQTVFALPLGFLLLLVLTFVDSTLTQFFAPAEQAIIPTIVKRRRLLSANSLFTTTMMATLIIGFAIGEPLLNVAAHLGQFIGLSQDMGKALTVGGSYTIAGLILLLLRTKEKPEDVQGERPHVLEDIRDGIAYLSKNHRVRNALIQLIILFSVFAALSVIAVRLAETIPGMKAEQFGILLAMGGLGLACGAAVVGHWGQQFSHNQLSLWGSMGVAASLVGLSWSNHSLWLALITTVFLGFFGALVGVPMQTTIQAETPADMRGKVFGLQNNAVNIALSLPLALAGIAETLIGLQPVLIALAVLALVGGVLTWYISRSRSGS from the coding sequence ATGCAGTTATCTCAATCTCAGAAAAATCCATCACACTGTCATAAAAGCGTTGGTGACAACCATCAGCCAGCCTTATTGAGCAAGGCGAAAAGTTTAAGCAAATCTTCCGAGAATACCTCGTCCGGCGAAGGATTAGGCGCAGTTCTAACTAATCCCCGATTTGTGATTTTGTGGAGCGGACAAGTCTTTTCTCAACTGGCCGATAAAGTCTATCTTGTCTTGATGATTGCCCTGATCACGGCTCATTTTCAAGCCCAAGATCAGCCTATTAGTGGTTGGGTATCAGCGATTATGATCGCTTTTACGATTCCTGCCGTTTTATTTGGCTCTTTAGCCGGGGTTTATGTGGATCGCTGGCCAAAAAAAGGCGTTCTTGTTATTTCTAATTTACTACGAGGGCTTTTAGTTTTAGTGATTCCTCCTCTATTATGGCTATCAGCCAATGAAACGTTAGCTATTCCGGTTCAGTGGTTGCCCAAAGTAGTGCGACAATGGCAAGGAGAAGCTCAAACCGTTTTTGCCCTGCCGCTAGGATTTTTATTGTTGTTAGTTCTAACCTTCGTTGATTCTACCCTGACTCAATTTTTTGCTCCAGCCGAACAAGCGATTATTCCCACCATCGTCAAACGTCGTCGACTCCTCTCAGCGAATTCTCTATTTACCACCACCATGATGGCAACCCTAATTATTGGATTTGCCATTGGAGAACCATTATTAAACGTTGCCGCTCATCTGGGTCAATTTATCGGCTTATCTCAAGATATGGGTAAAGCCTTAACCGTCGGCGGCTCTTATACCATCGCCGGATTGATTTTACTCTTACTTAGAACTAAAGAAAAACCTGAAGATGTTCAGGGAGAAAGACCTCATGTTTTAGAAGATATCCGCGATGGGATCGCTTATCTGAGCAAAAATCATCGGGTGAGAAATGCCTTAATTCAACTGATTATTTTATTTTCTGTCTTCGCCGCTTTGTCAGTCATCGCAGTACGACTAGCAGAAACTATCCCCGGTATGAAAGCTGAACAATTTGGCATTCTTTTAGCTATGGGGGGTTTAGGTTTAGCTTGTGGTGCGGCAGTGGTGGGCCATTGGGGACAACAGTTTTCTCACAATCAACTCAGTTTATGGGGATCTATGGGAGTAGCCGCTTCTTTAGTGGGTCTATCTTGGTCTAATCATAGTCTTTGGTTAGCTCTGATCACCACCGTTTTTCTGGGTTTTTTTGGGGCGTTAGTGGGTGTTCCTATGCAAACCACTATTCAAGCAGAAACCCCTGCGGATATGCGCGGTAAAGTATTCGGGTTACAAAATAACGCCGTGAATATTGCCCTCTCTTTACCTTTAGCTTTAGCCGGCATTGCGGAAACACTTATAGGACTACAACCCGTCTTAATAGCTTTAGCTGTTCTGGCTTTAGTAGGTGGGGTCTTAACATGGTATATTTCTCGTTCAAGGAGCGGAAGTTAA
- a CDS encoding VOC family protein — translation MTQQPIFHLAIPVNDLVRAKAFYGDGLGCEIGRESASAMIMNFYGHQVVAHLTQEPLTPQKGIYPRHYGIIFPTETDWEALVQRATEKQLSFYQEPSRRFPGQLTEHRTVFIQDPFYNLLEFKFYPHLEAIFGARELSQIGDRS, via the coding sequence ATGACTCAACAACCGATTTTTCATTTAGCCATTCCCGTTAATGACCTTGTGCGAGCAAAAGCTTTTTATGGTGATGGGTTAGGGTGTGAGATCGGACGGGAGAGTGCTTCTGCTATGATTATGAATTTCTATGGTCATCAAGTAGTGGCTCATTTAACCCAAGAACCTCTCACACCTCAAAAAGGAATTTATCCCAGACACTATGGCATCATTTTTCCAACCGAAACCGACTGGGAAGCTTTAGTGCAACGCGCAACCGAAAAACAGCTATCTTTCTATCAAGAACCATCACGGCGTTTTCCTGGACAGTTGACCGAACATCGCACCGTTTTTATTCAAGATCCTTTTTACAACCTTTTAGAGTTTAAATTTTACCCTCATTTAGAGGCAATTTTTGGGGCAAGGGAGTTAAGTCAAATTGGCGATCGCTCTTAG
- a CDS encoding TrkH family potassium uptake protein, which yields MTIARTICLGFIAVIAAGTLLLILPFSTSAGSWGNPIVALFTSTSAVCVTGLVVVDTGTYFSFWGELFITLLIQIGGLGYMLTTTFLMLLIGKRFELRQKFAIRESFDRPFLQGSQNIVRSVIATTLAFEIAGALLLFIKFTSDFGPIRGLWFAIFHSVSAWNNAGFGLLKDNMISYRSSYIINFTIPILIIFGGIGYQVIIEMYSWFIDRFKRERFDFSLNYKVAVHTTIFLLIFGTLGYLFLEFTNPQTFGGFNLKDKLLAAWFQSVVTRTAGFNSIDFGQLTISGLFLTMGLMFIGASPSGTGGGIKTTTLRILTSSTRAVLRGQEQVVLYEREVSVSLVLKAVAVVFGSAMTVLGITFAIALIEYSFLKNPIFINGTYNSIHIAFEVISAFCTVGLSTGITAPLSPYSQLLLVLAMYTGRVGVLLFMAAIIGDPRPSALHYPEENLLVG from the coding sequence ATGACCATCGCCCGCACAATCTGCTTAGGATTCATTGCCGTTATTGCAGCAGGAACTTTATTACTCATTCTGCCTTTCTCCACTAGCGCAGGAAGTTGGGGGAATCCCATTGTCGCTTTATTTACTTCAACCTCTGCGGTTTGCGTTACCGGCTTAGTGGTTGTCGATACCGGCACTTACTTTTCTTTCTGGGGAGAATTATTCATTACTTTGCTTATTCAAATCGGCGGCTTAGGCTATATGCTGACTACTACCTTTTTGATGCTGTTAATTGGCAAAAGGTTTGAATTGCGGCAAAAGTTTGCTATTCGGGAATCTTTTGATCGTCCTTTTTTACAGGGCAGTCAAAATATCGTGCGCTCGGTTATTGCTACGACTCTTGCCTTTGAAATCGCGGGAGCTTTATTGTTATTTATCAAATTTACCAGTGATTTTGGCCCCATTAGAGGCTTATGGTTTGCCATTTTTCATAGTGTTAGTGCTTGGAATAATGCGGGCTTTGGACTTTTAAAAGATAACATGATCAGCTATCGTTCTTCTTATATTATTAATTTTACTATTCCCATATTAATTATTTTTGGAGGAATTGGCTATCAAGTTATTATTGAAATGTATTCCTGGTTTATTGATCGATTTAAACGAGAAAGATTTGATTTTTCTTTAAACTATAAAGTAGCTGTTCATACCACAATTTTTTTATTAATCTTCGGCACTTTGGGCTATTTATTTCTTGAATTTACCAATCCTCAAACCTTTGGAGGCTTCAATTTAAAAGATAAACTTTTAGCCGCTTGGTTTCAATCGGTCGTCACTCGAACGGCTGGATTTAATAGCATTGATTTTGGGCAATTAACCATTTCTGGGTTGTTTTTAACGATGGGATTAATGTTTATTGGTGCTAGTCCCAGTGGAACCGGAGGCGGCATTAAAACTACCACTTTACGGATATTAACCAGTTCGACTCGGGCCGTATTACGAGGTCAGGAACAAGTGGTCTTGTATGAGCGAGAAGTGTCCGTCTCTTTAGTTTTAAAAGCTGTAGCCGTCGTTTTTGGTTCAGCTATGACCGTTTTAGGTATTACGTTTGCTATCGCTTTAATTGAATATTCTTTCCTGAAAAATCCCATATTTATTAATGGAACTTATAATTCAATCCATATTGCCTTTGAAGTCATCTCGGCTTTTTGTACGGTTGGACTTTCTACAGGGATCACCGCTCCTCTATCTCCTTATTCCCAACTCTTGCTCGTCTTAGCCATGTATACTGGTCGAGTGGGGGTATTATTATTTATGGCAGCTATTATCGGAGACCCTCGCCCTAGTGCGCTCCATTATCCCGAGGAAAACTTATTAGTAGGATAG